From the Nodularia sp. NIES-3585 genome, one window contains:
- a CDS encoding nicotinate-nucleotide adenylyltransferase gives MRIALFGTSADPPTAGHQKILRWLSEGYDWVAVWAADNPFKSHQTPLSHRATMLRLLITDIDTPRQNVALEQDLSSFRTLETLEKAKSRWGEDTEFTLVIGSDLLHQLLRWYRIEDLLQQVQLLIVPRPGYAIDEYSLAAVQNLGGDIAIASLTGIDVSSTAYREHGDTQALTAPIVAYIHQEHLYKCQDTTTKRYQLR, from the coding sequence ATGAGAATTGCTTTGTTTGGTACTAGTGCTGATCCCCCGACGGCTGGACATCAAAAGATTCTCAGATGGTTATCTGAGGGTTATGATTGGGTAGCAGTTTGGGCGGCTGATAATCCTTTTAAGTCTCATCAAACACCTTTGTCACATCGGGCAACAATGCTGCGATTGTTGATTACAGATATTGATACGCCACGCCAGAATGTGGCTTTGGAACAGGATTTGAGTAGTTTTAGAACTCTAGAAACTCTGGAAAAAGCCAAGTCTCGCTGGGGTGAGGATACTGAGTTTACTTTGGTAATTGGTTCTGATTTATTGCATCAGTTACTACGCTGGTATCGCATTGAAGACTTGTTACAGCAAGTGCAACTTTTAATTGTGCCACGACCAGGATATGCCATTGACGAGTATAGCTTGGCAGCGGTGCAAAATCTGGGCGGTGACATTGCGATCGCTAGCTTAACTGGTATAGATGTTTCTTCCACAGCCTATCGTGAACATGGAGATACTCAAGCCCTGACTGCCCCAATTGTCGCTTATATTCATCAAGAGCATTTGTACAAATGCCAGGACACAACCACAAAAAGATACCAACTTCGTTAA